One genomic region from Streptomyces sp. NBC_01431 encodes:
- the dtd gene encoding D-aminoacyl-tRNA deacylase has translation MRAVVQRVDGAKVVVAGETVGEITGEGLCVLVGVTHGDTPEKAAQLARKLWSVRILEAEKSCSDVNAPLLVISQFTLYGDARKGRRPTWNAAAPGEVAEPLVDEVVAQLRALGAQVETGRFGADMRVSLTNHGPFTVLVEV, from the coding sequence ATGCGAGCGGTGGTGCAGAGGGTGGACGGCGCGAAGGTCGTCGTGGCGGGCGAAACGGTCGGCGAGATCACCGGTGAGGGCCTGTGTGTCCTGGTCGGGGTCACGCACGGGGACACCCCCGAGAAGGCGGCGCAGCTCGCCCGGAAGTTGTGGTCGGTTCGCATCCTTGAGGCGGAGAAGTCCTGCTCGGATGTGAATGCACCCTTGCTGGTGATTTCTCAGTTCACTCTCTACGGGGACGCCCGCAAGGGCCGCCGGCCCACCTGGAACGCGGCCGCCCCCGGCGAGGTGGCCGAGCCCCTGGTCGACGAGGTGGTGGCCCAACTGCGGGCGCTGGGCGCCCAGGTGGAGACGGGCCGGTTCGGCGCGGACATGCGGGTGTCCCTCACGAACCACGGCCCGTTCACGGTGCTGGTGGAGGTCTGA
- a CDS encoding MoaD/ThiS family protein encodes MAAGTIRFWAAAKSAAGVAEEPYAAGTLAEALDAVRERHPGELARVLQRCSFLVDGDPVGKRNHETVRLAEGGTVEVLPPFAGG; translated from the coding sequence ATGGCAGCGGGAACCATCCGCTTCTGGGCCGCGGCCAAGTCCGCCGCCGGTGTCGCCGAGGAGCCGTACGCCGCGGGAACGCTGGCCGAGGCGCTCGACGCGGTGCGCGAACGGCACCCCGGAGAGCTGGCGCGCGTACTCCAGCGGTGTTCCTTCCTGGTCGACGGTGACCCCGTCGGCAAGCGGAACCATGAGACCGTACGCCTTGCCGAGGGCGGCACGGTCGAGGTGCTCCCGCCGTTCGCAGGAGGGTGA
- a CDS encoding alpha/beta hydrolase, with translation MSSEAEGRFHTSAVSSITPGPRRATLCTSDGVRIEAVYEPCSKGVTDTAIVVAHGFTGSADRPAVRRAAGVFAQHAAVVTFSFRGHGRSTGRSTVGDREVLDLATAVEWARSLGYARVVTVGFSMGGSVVLRHAATHQGSARGRTEAVAAVSAPARWYYRGTPAMRRVHWLVTRRAGRLVGRFGFATRIHPEDWDPVPLSPVEAVPLIAPTPLLIVHGDRDLYFPVDHPRMLAAAGPAQLWLERGMGHAENAADEALLTRIASWLTAARPAA, from the coding sequence ATGAGTTCCGAGGCAGAGGGCCGATTTCACACTTCAGCTGTTTCCTCGATCACTCCCGGACCCCGGCGCGCAACCCTGTGTACCTCCGACGGTGTCCGGATCGAGGCGGTTTATGAACCGTGCAGCAAGGGTGTCACCGATACCGCGATCGTGGTCGCGCACGGATTCACCGGATCGGCCGACCGGCCCGCCGTACGAAGGGCCGCGGGCGTGTTCGCGCAGCACGCGGCCGTGGTGACCTTCTCCTTCCGCGGGCACGGCAGGTCCACGGGCCGCTCCACCGTCGGCGACCGCGAGGTGCTCGACCTCGCGACGGCCGTCGAGTGGGCGAGATCACTCGGGTACGCACGCGTGGTGACCGTCGGCTTCTCGATGGGCGGGTCGGTGGTGCTGCGGCACGCGGCTACGCACCAGGGGAGCGCGCGGGGGCGCACGGAAGCAGTGGCGGCGGTCAGCGCGCCCGCCCGCTGGTACTACCGGGGCACGCCCGCGATGCGGCGGGTGCACTGGCTCGTGACCCGGCGCGCCGGACGGCTGGTCGGCCGGTTCGGCTTCGCCACCCGGATCCATCCCGAGGACTGGGACCCGGTGCCGCTCTCGCCGGTCGAGGCGGTCCCGCTGATCGCGCCGACCCCGCTGCTGATCGTGCACGGCGACCGCGACCTGTACTTCCCGGTCGACCATCCGCGCATGCTGGCGGCGGCCGGACCTGCGCAATTGTGGCTGGAGCGGGGGATGGGGCACGCGGAGAACGCCGCCGACGAGGCCCTGCTCACCAGGATCGCGAGCTGGCTGACCGCCGCGCGGCCCGCCGCGTAG
- a CDS encoding FABP family protein: protein MIEIPSDLHPDLVPLVFLLGTWEGAGVTDFPGAEKANFGQSVTFSHDGRDFLEYVSHSWILDAEGNKVKPLESESGYWRIDKDRKVEAVMVRDQGIVEIWYGELAHQKPQIDLVTDAVARTAASGPYTGGKRLYGYVKSDLMWVGEKATPDVELRPYMSAHLKKVVTPEQVAEMARGLGDLPDDGIAFFK from the coding sequence ATGATCGAGATTCCGTCCGACCTCCACCCCGACCTCGTGCCCCTGGTCTTCCTCCTGGGGACCTGGGAGGGCGCCGGTGTCACCGACTTCCCGGGCGCCGAGAAGGCGAACTTCGGGCAGTCCGTGACCTTCTCCCACGACGGCCGTGACTTCCTGGAGTACGTCTCGCACTCCTGGATCCTCGACGCCGAGGGCAACAAGGTGAAGCCGCTGGAGTCCGAGTCGGGCTACTGGCGCATCGACAAGGACCGCAAGGTCGAGGCCGTCATGGTCCGCGACCAGGGCATCGTGGAGATCTGGTACGGCGAACTCGCCCACCAGAAGCCGCAGATCGACCTCGTGACGGACGCCGTCGCGCGCACCGCGGCCTCCGGCCCGTACACCGGTGGCAAGCGGCTCTACGGGTACGTCAAGAGCGACCTCATGTGGGTCGGCGAGAAGGCGACCCCCGACGTCGAGCTCCGCCCCTACATGTCGGCGCACCTGAAGAAGGTCGTCACTCCGGAGCAGGTCGCCGAGATGGCCCGGGGCCTCGGAGATCTCCCGGACGACGGAATCGCCTTCTTCAAGTAG
- a CDS encoding GNAT family N-acetyltransferase: MSAAADQHIDVRTITEAEYTDWLKAVHAGFLRPPVVSAEDAAGRLAHTDVSRVRGAFEGGRCVATFRSFAQELTAPGGAALAVSAVTGVTVTATHRRRGLLTRMMTAELSAAKERGEVASTLVAAEYPIYGRYGYGPAAGFAEWEIDTGRTGLDPRWARPDDGARIDLVDPAEAGKVGAEVFERFRAAQPGAVSRDRRWWDLATGAAHRDGWTEPFFAVYRTADGEAAGLAAYTADETWSDAKLPENTAKVRQLIATDPRAERALWHYLCSIDWIRRVRTGYRAPDALLPLYLPNPRAARIITQSDFLWLRLLDVAAALETRTYAAEGELVLEVHDAAGLASGRFLLAAAATGARCTPTTRSAELSLDVGELGTLYLGDESAVRLLALGRVVEGREGAAARMDALFRTDRRPWCPDMF; this comes from the coding sequence ATGAGCGCTGCCGCCGACCAGCACATCGACGTCCGTACCATCACCGAGGCCGAGTACACCGACTGGCTGAAGGCCGTCCACGCGGGGTTCCTGCGGCCGCCGGTGGTGAGCGCCGAGGACGCGGCGGGCCGGCTCGCCCACACCGACGTGAGCCGGGTGCGGGGCGCCTTCGAGGGCGGCCGGTGCGTGGCGACGTTCCGGTCCTTCGCGCAGGAACTGACCGCGCCCGGCGGCGCGGCCCTCGCGGTGTCCGCGGTCACCGGCGTCACCGTCACGGCCACGCACCGCAGGCGCGGGCTGCTGACCCGGATGATGACGGCCGAGCTGTCGGCGGCCAAGGAACGCGGCGAGGTGGCATCGACGCTGGTCGCCGCCGAGTACCCGATCTACGGCCGGTACGGGTACGGCCCGGCCGCCGGATTCGCGGAGTGGGAGATCGACACGGGCCGTACCGGCCTGGACCCCCGCTGGGCGCGTCCCGACGACGGCGCCCGCATCGACCTGGTGGACCCGGCCGAGGCGGGCAAGGTCGGCGCGGAGGTCTTCGAGCGGTTCCGGGCGGCGCAGCCCGGCGCGGTCAGCCGCGACCGGCGCTGGTGGGACCTGGCCACCGGCGCGGCTCACCGCGACGGCTGGACCGAGCCCTTCTTCGCGGTGTACCGGACAGCGGACGGCGAGGCGGCCGGACTCGCGGCCTACACGGCCGACGAGACGTGGAGCGACGCCAAGCTGCCCGAGAACACGGCGAAGGTACGGCAGCTGATCGCGACGGACCCGCGGGCCGAGCGCGCCCTGTGGCACTACCTGTGCTCCATCGACTGGATCCGCAGGGTCCGCACCGGCTACCGGGCCCCCGACGCCCTCCTGCCGCTGTACCTGCCCAATCCGCGCGCTGCCAGGATCATCACGCAGAGCGACTTCCTGTGGCTGCGGCTGCTCGATGTCGCGGCGGCCCTTGAGACGCGCACGTACGCCGCCGAGGGCGAACTCGTCCTGGAGGTCCACGACGCCGCGGGCCTGGCCTCGGGACGCTTCCTGCTGGCGGCCGCCGCGACCGGCGCCCGCTGCACCCCCACCACCCGCTCGGCCGAACTGAGCCTGGACGTAGGCGAGTTGGGGACTTTGTACCTGGGTGACGAATCGGCGGTCCGGCTGCTTGCGCTGGGCCGGGTCGTCGAGGGGCGGGAGGGGGCGGCGGCGCGCATGGACGCGTTGTTCCGCACGGACCGCCGCCCCTGGTGCCCGGACATGTTCTGA
- a CDS encoding LmeA family phospholipid-binding protein → MRALRILLIIAVVLGGIFVAVDRIAVNIAESKTADKIKSSQRLASTPDVSIKGFPFLTQVLGKELDEVDVSLSGVTATAGGHSVNVTEVTAELHAVRIDSSFSSAVAGRADGAAQISYADLSKAAPKGATVGYAGPERAAKGQVKVTGPLTDLLEGQGVTLPPAIKALLAGQKVSAYSTVSLAGTGSVQLRAESLPRLPVPGFDQRLRKAVDYDLKIDGMPSSIKLNKVTASEAGLRFSGEGTEVHLAG, encoded by the coding sequence ATGCGCGCACTGCGAATACTTTTGATCATCGCGGTGGTTCTCGGCGGCATCTTCGTCGCCGTGGACCGGATCGCGGTGAACATCGCCGAGTCCAAGACGGCCGACAAGATCAAGAGCAGCCAGCGGCTCGCTTCCACCCCCGACGTCAGCATCAAGGGTTTCCCCTTCCTTACCCAGGTCCTCGGCAAGGAGCTCGACGAGGTCGACGTCTCCCTGTCCGGGGTCACCGCCACGGCCGGTGGCCACTCGGTCAACGTCACCGAGGTGACGGCGGAACTGCATGCGGTACGGATCGACAGCAGCTTCTCGTCGGCGGTCGCCGGGCGGGCGGACGGGGCGGCTCAGATCTCGTACGCCGACCTGTCGAAGGCGGCGCCCAAGGGGGCGACGGTCGGCTACGCGGGCCCGGAGCGGGCGGCGAAGGGCCAGGTCAAAGTAACCGGCCCGCTCACCGACCTCCTGGAGGGCCAGGGCGTGACACTGCCGCCCGCGATCAAGGCGCTCCTCGCGGGGCAGAAGGTGTCGGCGTACAGCACGGTGAGCCTGGCGGGTACGGGGTCGGTGCAGCTCCGGGCGGAGTCGTTGCCGCGGCTTCCGGTGCCGGGGTTCGACCAGCGTCTGCGCAAGGCGGTCGACTACGACCTGAAGATCGACGGAATGCCGTCGAGCATCAAGCTGAACAAGGTAACGGCGTCGGAGGCGGGGCTCCGCTTCTCGGGCGAGGGCACAGAAGTCCACCTGGCGGGCTGA
- a CDS encoding TetR/AcrR family transcriptional regulator, with translation MGSETGLRERKKRQTYQAVSDAAIALFLERGFDGVSVAEVAAAAGISKPTLFRYFPAKEDLVLHRFADHEDEAARVVAAGRAEGIAPLPALHAHFRQGLDRRDPVTGLCDHPNVLAYHRLLYGTPSLAAGMHAYQNRSQRALAAELGEGLCAQLAAGQISAVQRILAEENVRRIAAGESAQALYAQALRAADRAFEQLGAGLGAEYGDGRR, from the coding sequence ATGGGCAGTGAGACGGGCTTGCGCGAGCGCAAGAAGCGGCAGACGTACCAGGCGGTGTCGGACGCGGCGATCGCGCTGTTCCTGGAGCGCGGCTTCGACGGAGTCTCGGTGGCGGAGGTGGCCGCGGCGGCCGGGATCTCCAAGCCGACCCTGTTCCGCTACTTCCCCGCCAAGGAGGACCTGGTGCTGCACCGGTTCGCCGACCACGAGGACGAGGCGGCCCGGGTCGTCGCGGCGGGCCGGGCCGAGGGGATCGCCCCGCTGCCCGCCCTGCACGCGCACTTCCGCCAGGGTCTCGACCGCCGCGACCCGGTGACCGGGCTCTGCGACCACCCGAACGTGCTCGCCTACCACCGGCTGCTGTACGGCACGCCGAGCCTGGCGGCCGGGATGCACGCCTACCAGAACCGATCGCAGCGGGCGCTGGCCGCGGAGCTCGGCGAAGGGCTCTGCGCACAGCTCGCGGCCGGCCAGATCAGCGCCGTCCAGCGGATCCTCGCCGAGGAGAACGTGCGCCGGATCGCGGCCGGGGAGAGCGCGCAGGCGCTGTACGCGCAGGCGCTGCGCGCGGCGGACCGGGCGTTCGAGCAGCTGGGGGCGGGACTCGGGGCGGAGTACGGCGACGGGCGCCGCTGA
- a CDS encoding response regulator transcription factor — translation MSSLLLLTNALQPSTEVLPALGLLLHSVRVAPAEGPALVDTPGADVILIDGRRDLPQVRSLCQLLRSTGPGCPLILVVTEGGLAAVTADWGIDDVLLDTAGPAEVEARLRLATGRQQITSDDSPMEIRNGDLSVDEATYSAKLKGRVLDLTFKEFELLKYLAQHPGRVFTRAQLLQEVWGYDYFGGTRTVDVHVRRLRAKLGPEHESLIGTVRNVGYRFVTPEKVERAAEEAKARAVVDAATAEAKEAAARSSKR, via the coding sequence ATGAGTTCTCTGCTGCTCCTGACCAATGCCCTCCAGCCGTCGACGGAGGTGCTCCCCGCCCTCGGCCTGCTTCTGCACAGCGTGCGGGTGGCGCCCGCGGAGGGCCCGGCCCTCGTGGACACCCCTGGTGCCGACGTCATCCTGATCGACGGCCGCCGCGACCTCCCGCAGGTGCGGTCGCTGTGCCAGCTGCTCCGCTCCACCGGACCCGGCTGCCCGTTGATCCTGGTCGTCACCGAGGGCGGCCTGGCCGCCGTCACCGCCGACTGGGGCATCGACGACGTCCTGCTCGACACCGCGGGCCCGGCCGAGGTCGAGGCGCGGCTGCGGCTGGCCACCGGCCGCCAGCAGATCACCTCCGACGACTCCCCGATGGAGATCCGCAACGGCGACCTCTCCGTGGACGAGGCGACGTACAGCGCGAAGCTGAAGGGGCGGGTCCTGGACCTGACCTTCAAGGAGTTCGAGCTGCTCAAGTACCTCGCCCAGCACCCGGGCCGGGTGTTCACGCGGGCCCAGCTGCTCCAGGAGGTCTGGGGCTACGACTACTTCGGCGGCACCCGCACGGTCGACGTCCACGTACGGCGGCTGCGGGCCAAGCTCGGTCCCGAGCACGAGTCCCTGATCGGAACCGTCCGAAATGTCGGATACCGCTTCGTGACCCCGGAGAAGGTCGAACGTGCGGCCGAGGAGGCCAAGGCGCGGGCGGTGGTCGACGCGGCCACCGCCGAGGCGAAGGAAGCGGCTGCCCGCTCCTCGAAGCGGTAG
- the ygfZ gene encoding CAF17-like 4Fe-4S cluster assembly/insertion protein YgfZ, whose product MKSPLLSQPGAVPAEGRDEGVAAHYGDLFREQRALAGGTGLVDLSHRGVITVTGDDRLSWLHLLLTQHVSELPAGQATEALVLSANGHVEHALYLVDDGTTVWIHVEPGTQGELIAYLESMKFFYRVEVADRTGEFAVVHLPAGSIAEVPQGVVVRETAYGRDLFLPRADLEKYAAEAGPLAGILAYEALRVEAHRPRLGFETDHRTIPHEVGWIGSAVHLQKGCYRGQETVARVHNLGKPPRRLVFLHLDGSEVLLPGPGTPVRLAADGEEGRQLGFVTTSARHHELGPIALALVKRNVPVDAELLAGNTAAAQEVVVEP is encoded by the coding sequence ATGAAGAGCCCCCTGCTGTCCCAGCCCGGCGCCGTCCCCGCCGAAGGGCGCGACGAAGGCGTCGCCGCGCACTACGGCGACCTGTTCCGCGAGCAGCGCGCGCTGGCCGGCGGCACCGGTCTCGTCGACCTCTCGCACCGCGGTGTCATCACCGTCACCGGCGACGACCGGCTGAGCTGGCTGCACCTGCTGCTCACCCAGCACGTCAGCGAACTGCCCGCCGGGCAGGCGACCGAGGCCCTCGTCCTGTCCGCCAACGGCCACGTCGAGCACGCCCTGTACCTCGTGGACGACGGCACGACGGTGTGGATCCACGTCGAACCCGGCACACAGGGCGAGTTGATCGCCTACCTGGAGTCGATGAAGTTCTTCTACCGGGTCGAAGTCGCCGACCGCACCGGGGAGTTCGCGGTCGTCCACTTGCCCGCCGGGTCCATCGCCGAGGTGCCGCAGGGCGTGGTCGTGCGCGAGACGGCGTATGGGCGCGATCTGTTCCTGCCGCGCGCCGACCTGGAGAAGTACGCCGCCGAGGCGGGGCCGCTCGCCGGGATCCTGGCGTACGAGGCGCTCCGGGTGGAGGCGCACCGGCCCCGGCTCGGCTTCGAGACCGACCACCGTACGATCCCGCACGAGGTCGGCTGGATCGGCTCGGCCGTGCACCTCCAGAAGGGCTGCTACCGCGGCCAGGAGACGGTCGCCCGGGTCCACAACCTGGGCAAGCCGCCGCGCCGCCTGGTCTTCCTGCACCTGGACGGCAGCGAGGTGCTGCTGCCCGGTCCCGGTACGCCGGTGCGGCTCGCGGCCGACGGCGAGGAGGGTCGCCAGCTCGGCTTCGTGACGACCTCGGCCCGCCACCACGAACTGGGCCCGATCGCGCTGGCCCTGGTCAAACGGAACGTGCCGGTCGACGCGGAGCTCCTGGCGGGGAACACGGCGGCGGCACAGGAAGTCGTGGTCGAGCCGTAG
- a CDS encoding asparaginase gives MTAVSSTSPIPPVLAEVVRSGFVEGHHRGSLVVLAADGSVELALGDPTAPVFPRSSNKPMQAAAVLRAGLDLSGERLAIAAASHSGEGFHLDLVRKMLAEHGLTPDDLQTPPDLPLDPAEAETYLAAGHVRERLTMNCSGKHAAMLAACKLNGWDLHSYLDPAHPLQQLVHDSVEAAAGERVASVGTDGCGAPLMAISLTGLARAFATFATAAPGTPEGRVAEAMRTHPEYVAGTRRPDTWLMREVPGALSKMGAEAVQAVALPDGRALAFKVDDGAIRSLGPVLARALQLLGVDSPVVDRIGRAPLFGGAAQVGEIRAVF, from the coding sequence ATGACCGCCGTGTCCTCGACGTCCCCGATACCCCCGGTCCTCGCCGAAGTCGTACGTTCCGGGTTCGTCGAGGGCCATCATCGGGGGTCGCTGGTGGTACTGGCGGCCGACGGCAGCGTCGAGCTCGCGCTCGGCGACCCGACCGCGCCCGTCTTCCCCCGCTCCTCCAACAAGCCGATGCAGGCCGCCGCCGTGCTGCGGGCGGGCCTGGACCTGTCCGGCGAGCGCCTGGCCATCGCCGCCGCCAGCCACTCGGGCGAGGGTTTCCACCTCGATCTCGTACGCAAGATGCTGGCCGAGCACGGGCTGACGCCGGACGACCTCCAGACGCCGCCGGACCTGCCGCTGGACCCGGCCGAGGCCGAGACGTACCTGGCGGCCGGCCACGTCCGCGAGCGGCTCACCATGAACTGCTCCGGCAAGCACGCGGCGATGCTTGCGGCCTGCAAGCTGAACGGCTGGGACCTGCACAGCTACCTCGACCCGGCGCACCCGCTCCAGCAGCTGGTCCATGACTCCGTCGAGGCGGCCGCGGGCGAGCGCGTCGCCTCGGTCGGCACCGACGGCTGCGGGGCGCCGCTGATGGCGATCAGCCTGACCGGCCTCGCCCGTGCCTTCGCCACCTTCGCGACGGCCGCCCCCGGCACCCCCGAGGGCCGGGTCGCCGAGGCGATGCGGACGCACCCCGAGTACGTGGCCGGTACGCGGCGGCCCGACACCTGGCTGATGCGCGAGGTGCCGGGGGCGCTGTCCAAGATGGGCGCGGAGGCGGTGCAGGCGGTGGCGCTGCCCGACGGCCGCGCGCTCGCCTTCAAGGTCGACGACGGCGCGATCCGTTCGCTGGGCCCGGTCCTGGCACGCGCGCTCCAACTCCTGGGCGTGGACAGCCCGGTGGTGGACCGGATCGGCCGGGCGCCGCTGTTCGGCGGGGCCGCACAGGTCGGCGAGATCCGCGCGGTCTTCTGA
- a CDS encoding RsiG family protein — protein sequence MSTPGAGQSPGPVSLSRTNPRTAVRPAVQRAGQLPPQRDHDLAALRLAELRTLRRQSQSDEADLSYVRRLLHGRIDILRAELARRTGPQAPVVERLAEILTDAPSSHRASARHVTLSAPRNEEYRLLAAEMDAEIELSDLDARTEEELHTATGRLIRYEQQVSRRRKEVQRTADDCSAEIARRYRDGEAQVDDLLI from the coding sequence ATGAGCACACCAGGCGCCGGGCAGTCGCCCGGTCCCGTATCGCTGAGCCGGACCAACCCGCGCACCGCCGTGCGACCTGCCGTGCAGCGGGCCGGTCAGCTGCCGCCCCAGCGCGACCACGACTTGGCCGCGCTCCGGCTCGCCGAGCTGCGCACGCTGCGCCGCCAGTCGCAGAGCGACGAGGCCGACCTGAGTTATGTGCGGCGGCTGCTGCACGGCCGGATCGACATCCTGCGGGCCGAGCTGGCCCGGCGCACCGGGCCGCAGGCGCCGGTGGTGGAGCGGCTCGCCGAGATCCTCACCGACGCGCCCTCCTCGCACCGGGCCTCCGCCCGGCACGTCACGCTGTCCGCACCGCGTAACGAGGAGTACCGCCTCCTGGCCGCCGAGATGGACGCGGAGATCGAGCTGTCCGACCTGGACGCCCGTACGGAGGAGGAGCTGCACACGGCGACCGGGCGGCTGATCCGCTACGAGCAGCAGGTCTCGCGGCGCCGCAAGGAGGTCCAGCGCACGGCCGACGATTGCAGCGCCGAGATCGCCCGCAGGTACCGTGATGGGGAAGCACAAGTAGACGATTTGCTCATCTGA
- a CDS encoding Fur family transcriptional regulator codes for MVTTDWQSDLRRRGYRLTPQRQLVLEAVDVLEHATPDDILTQVRKTAGGVNISTVYRTLELLEELGLVSHAHLGHGAPTYHLADRHQHIHLVCRDCTEVIEADVSVAADFTAKLRDTFGFDTDMKHFAIFGRCQACAEKAADTES; via the coding sequence GTGGTGACCACCGACTGGCAGAGCGACCTCCGCAGGCGCGGGTACCGGCTGACCCCTCAGCGGCAGCTGGTCCTGGAGGCCGTCGACGTACTGGAACACGCGACGCCCGACGACATCCTCACCCAGGTGCGGAAGACGGCGGGCGGCGTGAACATCTCCACCGTGTACCGGACCCTGGAGCTCCTGGAGGAGCTGGGTCTGGTCTCGCACGCCCATCTCGGGCACGGCGCACCGACCTACCACCTGGCCGACCGCCACCAGCACATCCACCTGGTGTGCCGCGACTGCACCGAGGTGATCGAGGCCGATGTGTCGGTGGCCGCGGACTTCACCGCGAAGCTCAGGGACACCTTCGGCTTCGACACGGACATGAAGCATTTCGCCATCTTCGGGCGCTGCCAGGCCTGTGCCGAGAAGGCCGCGGATACCGAGTCGTAG
- a CDS encoding sulfurtransferase, which translates to MSRSDVLVDADWVEAHIEDPKVAIVEVDEDTSAYEKNHIKNAIRIDWTKDLQDPVRRDFVDQAGFEALLSKKGIANDTTVVLYGGNNNWFASYAFWYFKLYGHQDVKLLDGGRKKWELDSRDLVDGDQIPNRAATDYKAKPQDASIRAFRDDVVNAIGNKNLVDVRSPDEFSGKLLAPAHLPQEQSQRPGHVPSARNIPWSKNANDDGTFKSDDELKALYEDEQVDLAKDTIAYCRIGERSALTWFVLHELLGQENVKNYDGSWTEYGSLVGVPIELGANK; encoded by the coding sequence ATGAGCCGCAGCGACGTCCTGGTAGACGCCGACTGGGTCGAGGCCCACATCGAGGACCCGAAGGTCGCCATCGTCGAGGTCGACGAGGACACCTCGGCCTACGAGAAGAACCACATCAAGAACGCGATCCGGATCGACTGGACGAAGGACCTCCAGGACCCGGTCCGCCGTGACTTCGTCGACCAGGCCGGCTTCGAGGCCCTGCTCTCGAAGAAGGGCATCGCGAACGACACGACCGTCGTCCTGTACGGCGGCAACAACAACTGGTTCGCCTCGTACGCCTTCTGGTACTTCAAGCTCTACGGCCACCAGGACGTCAAGCTCCTCGACGGCGGCCGCAAGAAGTGGGAGCTCGACTCCCGCGACCTCGTGGACGGCGACCAGATCCCGAACCGGGCCGCCACCGACTACAAGGCCAAGCCGCAGGACGCCTCCATCCGCGCCTTCCGCGACGACGTCGTGAACGCCATCGGCAACAAGAACCTGGTCGACGTGCGCTCGCCCGACGAGTTCTCCGGCAAGCTGCTCGCCCCGGCCCACCTCCCGCAGGAGCAGTCGCAGCGTCCGGGCCACGTCCCGTCCGCCCGCAACATCCCGTGGTCGAAGAACGCCAACGACGACGGCACCTTCAAGTCGGACGACGAGCTCAAGGCCCTCTACGAGGACGAGCAGGTCGACCTGGCCAAGGACACCATCGCGTACTGCCGCATCGGCGAGCGCTCGGCCCTGACCTGGTTCGTGCTGCACGAGCTGCTCGGCCAGGAGAACGTCAAGAACTACGACGGTTCGTGGACCGAGTACGGCTCCCTCGTCGGCGTGCCGATCGAGCTCGGCGCCAACAAGTAA
- a CDS encoding DUF3099 domain-containing protein, which produces MLARRRRGYFWMMGGCILLFVSAWSFVRLWSVPAAVGMCVVAMVIPPVAAMVANRRGPDDRWWDDPSGDPKSDEWWDELDGKKRR; this is translated from the coding sequence ATGTTGGCCCGGCGCCGGCGCGGCTACTTCTGGATGATGGGCGGCTGCATTCTGCTCTTCGTGTCCGCCTGGAGTTTCGTGCGCCTGTGGTCGGTCCCGGCGGCGGTGGGCATGTGCGTGGTGGCCATGGTGATCCCGCCCGTCGCCGCGATGGTGGCCAACCGGCGCGGCCCCGACGACCGCTGGTGGGACGACCCCTCCGGCGACCCGAAGTCCGACGAGTGGTGGGACGAGCTGGACGGCAAGAAGCGCCGCTGA
- a CDS encoding DsrE family protein, whose protein sequence is MPKQKLVIKVTAGADAPERCSQAFTVAAVAVASGVEVSLWLTGESSWFALPGRAAEFELPHAAPLPDLVESVRAGGRITLCTQCATRRDITEKDVLEGVRIAGAQVFVQEVMGDGVQALVY, encoded by the coding sequence ATGCCGAAGCAGAAGCTCGTGATCAAGGTGACCGCCGGGGCCGACGCACCCGAGCGGTGCTCGCAGGCCTTCACCGTGGCGGCCGTCGCCGTCGCCAGCGGGGTCGAGGTCTCACTGTGGCTGACCGGCGAATCGTCCTGGTTCGCACTGCCGGGCCGCGCCGCCGAGTTCGAGCTCCCGCACGCCGCACCGCTGCCCGACCTCGTCGAGTCGGTCCGGGCGGGCGGCCGGATCACCCTGTGCACCCAGTGCGCCACCCGCCGGGACATCACCGAGAAGGACGTCCTGGAGGGCGTACGCATCGCGGGCGCGCAGGTCTTCGTGCAGGAGGTCATGGGGGACGGCGTACAGGCGCTCGTGTACTGA
- a CDS encoding Ms5788A family Cys-rich leader peptide, with product MKRQADLTKRRAVDLCRVAAMLCRPF from the coding sequence ATGAAGCGACAGGCGGACCTCACGAAGCGGCGGGCAGTAGACCTGTGCCGCGTCGCCGCCATGCTCTGTCGCCCCTTCTGA
- a CDS encoding DUF1416 domain-containing protein encodes MCGAKAGGPDASTIKPGETTIQGQVTRGGEPVTGYVRLLDSTGEFTAEVPTSATGQFRFYAAEGTWTLRALVPGGTADRTVVTQTGGLAEVAIAV; translated from the coding sequence ATGTGTGGAGCGAAGGCCGGCGGCCCCGACGCCTCGACCATCAAGCCCGGTGAGACCACCATCCAGGGTCAGGTGACCCGCGGCGGCGAGCCCGTCACGGGTTACGTGCGCCTGCTCGACTCGACCGGCGAGTTCACCGCCGAGGTCCCGACCTCTGCCACCGGCCAGTTCCGCTTCTACGCGGCCGAGGGCACCTGGACCCTGCGCGCGCTGGTGCCGGGCGGCACCGCGGACCGCACCGTCGTCACCCAGACCGGCGGCCTCGCCGAGGTCGCCATCGCCGTCTGA